TCACCACTCTGGGCACCAGCACCGACCAGCccgaggccgagttggcCATCGACTTTAGCCCTTTGGCCCTCCTTGTCAGCAGCCTCTACAACGGCAACTACAAGACCTTCTTCCGGTCTCTTGCCGAAGTTGAGGAGCAGTTCCTAAACCAGGACCGCTACCTCCACGAGCATAAGAGCTGGTTCATCCGTGAGATGCGCCTGCGCGCCTACCAGCAGCTGCTCCAGAGCTACCGCgttgttggccttgagagcaTGGCCAATGACTTTGGCGTGACTGTCGACTTCCTCGACCGGTAAAACTCCCTACTCCCCCGTAAAAATGTGAGAAGATATACTAACTTTGATATCCAGTGATCTGGCTCGCTTCATCGCCGCCGGCCGCATCCCCTGCACCATCGACCGTGTTACAGGCAAGGGTGTCATCGAGACGAACCGCCCCGACGACAAGAACAAGCAGTACCAGGACGTGGTCCGCCAGGGCGATcagctcatcaccaagctccaAAAGTACGGCCAGGCCGTGCGGTTGAGGGGAAGCGAGAGAGCGTAGAGCTGAGGGAGGAGCCTCTGATATCATGCCAATTACGCAGGGTTGCTATGGGCGAGGATGGGAAAGGAGAGATTGCCCACGCCCACTACCTATTTGTTTGACTGTATGATATGGATTAGACAAGCCATTGCGGTAATAGATTGGCTGGTGTCCCGGTGATGAACAAAAAACATGGGCTGATACCCACGTCAAGGCGTGGTGGTGACAAAGATACTTATCTGATGAGCACATGTGTTGATGTAAAATAACTCAGTCAAGTCCATTATCACCAACATTGGGTGGCACGATAGGCGTCGACCAGCAAGGGGTCAGTGCATCGCGACAACCCTCAAGGGATGAACTTGGTATGGACGCTAGATTGAGCCTCTATTAATCCAGATCTATCTAGCCCGACGCTAAAATGTTTGCATTTGTTTCTCTTTTATTTGTGACCATAACCTTTGACTAACCCGTCTCTTTTTCATGACAAGCCTCCACACACCATGGGCCTCATGCCACGGACACCAGGGCCGAAGACTTCGGGCCCTGACCGCCGAGGCCCCTCTGGTAGCAACCCCGCCATGGTTCGCAGCAGCTGGAGTGAACCTCTTGGCAGGGGCTGAACCGGCGACGCGCAGCCAATGCTATCAATCGCTTCATCGGTACTTGTCGAGGAACTCCTGGTGGAACTTGACGATGCTGCCAACCCACTCGGTGCCGGGGGCCAGGAAGGTGGTTCGGAAGTGGAGGGTGCCCTCCTTCTGGCCGAAGCCGGCGCCGGGGACGACGCAGATACCGGTGGCCTCGAGGAGGCGCATGCAGTAGAACTCGTCGGGCTTCCGGCCctcagcggcggcggcctcggcggccttctcGGGGAGGGTGATGGTGGGGAAGAGATACATGGAGCCCTGGGGAGCGGCGCACTCGAcaccctccatctcggcaaAGGCCTTGTGCAGGGCGGTGGCACGCTCGCGGAGACCCTCGAAGATGCCGTTGTACTCCTTCTGGTAGAGCTCGTACGAGGGCTCGCCCTCCTTGGGGGGGTTGACCATGAGCTCGACGATGCACTGTCCGATGACGGGGGAGCAGagcatgatggagatgaactTGTAGATGttggcctcgacctcgggGTCGAAGTTGACGAGCTCAAAGTAACCACCACGGTGACCGCACTCGCCGACCATGCCCTTGGAGATACTGTGGAGGGaggcgagctcgaggccgtcgaACTTGCCGGGGTTCTCCTCCTGGAGACGTCGGAGGACGGCCTTGAAGCTGTGGAACTTGCCAACAAAGACGTTGGTCTGGTAGACCTCGTCGGCCATGACGACCAGGTTCTTCTCGTTGGCGAACTCGAGGACGGCGCGGATGTCCTCCTCGGGGAGAGAGGCACCGGTGGGGTTGCcggggttgatgatgacgatgcaTCGGACGTcgatgccctcctcgacggccttgtcgtACGAGGCACGGATGATCTCGAGGTCGGTTCCCCAGTTCTTGGACTCGTCAAGGAGGTAGGGGACAGCCTTGGCGTTGAGGAGAGCGAGGGTGGCAGTGTAGAGAGGGTACtgggggatggggatgaggaTGCCGGTGTTGGGGTTGGCGCAGATGGTGTGGAGGAGCGTGTTCACACCGGACGAGGCACCGGCGGAGAGGTAGATCTTGGAGGGGTCGGCAGGGAAGCCATCACGGCCTGGGAGGTGTTAGATGAGGTTTGATCTATCCTGTAAGGGGTGAACTCACGCTCAATGAACTTGGCGACGCTCTCGCGGATGGCGGGGACACCAGTGCTGGCGCTGTAGGCACCGACAGAGCCAACCTTGCTCAGGAGCCACTTGGCGCGCTCAATGACATCGGTCTTGTAGCCGAGGTGCTCGACGAGAGCCTCCTCgctctggaggagctggggGTTCTCGAGGATACTGGCGACCTGGCGGAAGAAGGTCAGGGGCTTCTGGTCGAGCTGCTGAGGGTTTCCGATGTTGGCCGAGATGACATGCTCAAAGGGGAGGTCGGCGGCGTCGCCAGCGGCGATCTTTGCTCGGTACTCCTCGGACTTGACAGCGAGCTCACCGCGGACGGCGTACTTGGCAGCAACAATGTGctggttgatgttgtcgacgGTCAATCTCATTTTTGCGGTGGTGGTTGAAAAGGAGAAAGACTGATGGTGGAGGATAGTGGGGGACAAGATAAGAGCAGAAGTTTTTGGCGGGGTAGATTTATGAGGAGTCGACGCGAGTAAGGGTCGTCGCGGGGTAGTAGTCGAGGTAGCACAACTAGCACGGGGACCGACTATATATAAGGCAAAAAAACATCGAACGAGTTAGCAACAGAATCACCCAATCTCGACAACGAGGGAATTGTTATTGTCAATGCTGAGGCCGCAAGCCTCGGGCCAAGGGGGATTAGACCAGACAAGGATGAGAGGATCGGTGTGAGTAAGAGAGACGTGCgcaggcagagagagagagggaggaagcATACACTGTAGCACTGCGGGGGAGGACGCTGCAAGTTCGTGTAAGAGGACACGAGGACCggaggatgaaggagaagaagtgtaagagggaagagaaaggaaaggTCAACGGGAACGAGGGCGGAGCGGGATACAAATAGAGCGAGCAGCGGGCAATAACGCAGAAGCTAATGTCTAATGGAAATAGACAACAAGCTCCCGTCGtcagaggcagcagcagtagTTGCAGTAGTTGCAGCAGCAGTCGCATcgcaaagcaaagcaacaaagcaaagcaagcaTAGCAACGGCTAATtgcccaccatcaccactctCCACCCGCAACCACATCACGTCCACGTCCACGTCTGGGGGTGGATGGGGACCCGGGTGGGCTGCGGTGGGTGGTCTTGAGACGGACGACGGAAATCAGCGCATTTTGTGGGTGGCCGGTCGGTCGCCTGACATGGACTAACATGGACGAGCGAGGCCATCCGCAACAGCCAGCCCTTTCCCGGCTCAAGGGGGACGAGCGCCGCATTGTccatgacgaggacgaaCAATTCTACAGCGCTACTGTATCCCGCGCTGCCTCACTTCAGGTCCAGGGCCCCAGGGAGAGAGTGTGAGTTCAGGGCACCccccctcttcccctccGTGGAGAGACTGCGTGGGTgtgggcatgggcatggatggattggGGGGAAGAGCATGGATGGGTAGGGATGGGCAAGGGACGGGGATTCAAGGTCCGGACCCGGATCCCCGGAAAAGAACCTGACGATGAGAGGATGTACGGTGCAGTAGCGATGGGTAAGGGTGAAACCGAGACAGGGCGAGCCGAAACGGCATGATCATGatggttgatgctgatgatgacgaccTTTGACACCATCCAAttgacaagaacaagacagATCCCGGTCCCCGGCCACCTCGTCCGAAGGGGGCTCGGGCTCGGAGGGTCCCGAAGCGATGCCGGGGTCTGCTCGGGGCTAGCCACCGCCTCACCCATCAGATGTTGCCGTGCTCGGGAGAAAGCGACTtgtaaaagaaaaaaaggcggctgaagaagagaggggaaggggaggtGGGAACAAGTGGGCAGCGCACGTTGTGCAGGCATGCAGTGcagagcacagcacagcGAAGCGCGAATGGCATGCCATGGCATTGCCAGGACGAGGAAAATAGCAGATCCAATCGAACGCCTTGCAAGATTCGCGGACCGCCTGAGCTAGATCGCGCATAGGCGCGGCCGATGCCTCGGTTTTGTGATTCTCTCCGAcgtcttctctctctctgtgACTGTGTCTgccatctctctctcactAGAGCATCTCTTTCTGCCTCCCGCATTGTCGGGACCGGCCCGGCCATACAGACGGAGGCGCAGATGCAGGCGCATCGCCCGAATGGatggttggttggtgtttGTGCCGGTAATTCTTCTTCCCATCACCCACACACAGCAACGTATGTACAACAAGCTCTCTCGACAAACGTACCTGATGCGGCGGGGCTCCGCCAGTGGCTCATCCAACGCTGGCCGTTGCACGCGAACgtgtcgtcgctgctgatcctcgacgacctcaacggccgctgctgctgctgccctcgTACCGCCTGGCCGAGGGATGCCGATGTGCGACGCGCCAACATGTTGGTTATGTTACGTACTCTATGGTCCTTCGGGTTCGGAGATGGTGTGCCCGAGGCGGAAGCGTGGAGCTGATCGgtggagagagaaagaaaaaaaaaaaaagagctaGGTTCGTAGGAGGCAGTTAGTTGAAGCTGCCTGCTGTTGAgctggttgaagaagaggtttGGTTCTGaggctcaagaagctcttgaTAGCTCTGAGTCGAAACAAAAAATCTTCAACAGCTCCGATATAGGAACATGGGGGGTAGTGTAGTGACAAGGACAAGCGAAGCGAGAGACAGCTCTTCCCGCGGGAAATTAAAAAACGAGTCTGGGGAAAAAGGCcatgtctcgtctcgcctcGTCCCGTCTCTCGCTCCGTGGGGGTTAGCCATACATACCTATGTGTTGAGACCTCTCAGTCACCGCAACTCGTAGATCCCGATGTCCGCCTGACGAAGGGCGGAAGCTTTGATAAGAATGATGGAAAACGACGGAGCTCGGCGCGAAGCGAGGCGAAATGGGTTAAAAgaggggaagatggatgagatgagatggggatggagggtTTGAGAACGTGTTGCAGCTCTTCCGGCCAGTGGTAGATCGCGGCAAGGAGCTACAAGTACATAGTGTCACACGGGCGCTCTTTTCGTCCCAGGTGATCAAGCACAGTACAGTAGCTTTGCTACCTCCCTAGGTAGTTGTGATGGTCTTCTGTATTATATCGCTTCGCGCGGACAACTGCCCGATATCCCTTCCCATCCAGTGAGTGTGATACAGCATTGCGCAAGGCAGTAGGGCCGGAAGTGCCGGCCCCAGGCCCTTCTGGACTCGGGACTTGTGCTGCACCCTTATCTTTATTCTCTGACATTATTTGCTCCTATCGTGCAGCTCTGCAGGTTGTGATAATTGCTTTGTGTCTGATGTGCTGACTCTGAGCCTTCTCATTGGCCAATGGCCCAGCTCAAGTTGCAGCACTAGGCCCCTCGGTGAAGCTCACTCACCGAGTTGCTCCTCGCAGGTGAGGAGGGGTTCAAGCCGGCACTACGTTGTCCCGCCTCCCGACAACCTCCGCCCTCCGGAAATTTCCCATCCAGCATCACCGGCGCCCATCCCACCAGACAAGCCATCCAATCCGAGTCTCCCCTACGCCTCGTTCACCATGGCAAAGAAGGGTAAGGAAGCTTTCCCTGGCGCATTGGTCGCCCAAGTCTTCTGATTCCAACATCAACTAACTCGATTCCCTCTGGCAGCCAAGGCTCGTTTGGTGCATGTGCgcctcatctccatggccatgacggGCTTCTTCTACACCTTCAAGCGCCCCAGGACCGCCCCCATGATGAGCATGTTGAAGTATGATCCTATCGGTATGTCCCACTGCAATTGATCTCTCTGCTGCCTCCTGTGCTGACATGGAGACCCAGTCCGCAAGAAGGTCTTGTTCCtcgagacgaagaagaggaaatgATATCCATTTTGATCCTGCTCCATGATACCCACGATTCGTCGGATCCGCCTCGAGAGAACCGATCTGCCTAGACCAgccagagaaggagagagatggggaaaagaaggaaaCGCCTTTCCGCCCATCGCGGCCAACACCATTTGTAACACTATACGACAGAGCATTGTTGGAGTTTGGGCCCTTGGATCACCTCGCCTCACGAGATGCGACTGTACATGTACATCATAAACCACAATTTCACGTTACGCCATGACTGCAATCGATGACATGTCTCTGAAGCACAGAATTTGGGTCCTGAGGTGTCGTGCAGTTTGTATGACGGCTAAAGCTATCACCACACGACTGGCTTTTGATAAGTAAGTACACTTAGTTGTCCACATCTTCAGTCTCAGTTGTCTCCGCCTCGAGATCGCCAAAATACTCGGTGTCAGTCTTCTTCGTCCCACCGTCATATTTTTGAATCTCATCACCATAACAATGATCCACCTGAACCGTTGCCTGTCGCCCCGATGATGAAGTGGGGACGTCGCCGGCCTCCCTGGGTAATCGATGTGTAGACATGTTGAAGATCAAGTTGTATCGGCTTGGCGTTTTTGGAGGCAGGGGCTCCAGTAGTGGTTGTTCCACCCTTCATGCCCGATGCCTTTCAATTGTTGCCACTGCGCCGTCTCCTTTCATACTCATGCCACGAAGTGAAGGGTGCGCTAGGTGAGACTCTCTGGGAGTTTGCAGGCTTCGTCACGCCAGCGTAGTTTCGTAGAGCCGAACGCGGACGTGGAGCACTGGCATCACGTCGTCGTGATTTCTCTTCAGCAACTGATATTGGCCTTCCTGTTGACACCGAGTCTCTTTCGGGACTGCTCACAACGACCTTTCGATCGCGTGGGTTCGGAGTTGGAGTGTAAGGAGGTTGAGAGTCTGGGCCACCGACATCGTGGTCTGCGCCGCCGATGAGTGTGCGACTGGACTGCGATGTCCCATCGGGACCCGCCATCTGGTTGAGGGTAGTGTTGACACTTTGCTGTACCGGCACTTGTCCATTGACGCCATCGACTTGGATTCTGAGAGCCGCGATCACTTCATCCTGGCTCTTGCGGAGTGCATCGGTCTTTTCGACCGCGTCTTGCAAAGCGACGACCAAGGACTCTCGCAAGCCTTGGACCTCCCCCGCTCTCTTCGCGAACTCTTCGAGCTGCACGCTGAGATCCTCAAGGGAAACAACTTCTTGTTCAAACTCTTGCTCGAGAGTGTCATTGATTGCACCTTGCTGAGCATGCAGGGACTGAAACTCAGGCAGAATGCTGGGATGTATTTAGTATATGCGGATGCAGCCAACTGCCAGAGAACCACGTACCTTGCAAGGATGGTATCCTTGAACTTGTCGCCCGCCGTCGTCAGATCAGACGCCTTGATTCGATTCTCTGACGGGGACGCCGAGATTGCATCGAACCTGCTAGGATGTTAGCAAAGTCAGCAAGCGGTTGGTACAACGTACTTGGAAAGGAACAATTGCTGTTGGTCCTGAAGCAGCTTCATCAGTTGGTCGATGTTGGCATTCTCTTGGATGCTGGATCGAAGTGTGGCCGAAGACTGCTTCTCTCGAGTGAGCTCGGCTCCTTGGTTCGTCAGATCCGCCTCTAGCTGCTGAATATGTTCGTCTTCTAATGGAATGGTAAGCCATGGTCAAAGAGAAGGGAAAACATGGGCGCATACTTCTCTCGCCATCCCGTTGAAGCTCTTCGCAGACCGTTCGGTAGCCTTCCCGCAACTCGGCCTGCTTGTTGCGGTTTGCCTCCAGTGCCATGATAACTTCGCTTGCGCTGGATGCTCGGACATTCTTCTCTTGCTGGATTGTGTTGGTGGCTGAATCGCAGTAGGCGAGAGATCTGTGGTAGAGATCTTGTTGTTCGTCAATCGCTTCGTTGAGCTTCGCCTTGTACTCACGCAGCTTGGCTGGCATGTTTTCTGTGAGCTTTTGCGACTTGCCAAGCTTGCTGCGAAGAGACGCGATGTCGGCGAGAAGGGTGTCCTTTTCCCGCAGAGCGGAGAGTGTCTTCTCTTTCCACTCGTTGCATTGAGCCATACACTCACGAGCGACTGTATCTTTCTCAGCCAACTGTTCTTCTTGCTCGGTCAACTGTGCATGTCGCTCGGCCAACAGCTTATTCTTCTTGCCCAATTCTCGATAGGCAATCTCCAGAGTCCCCTCGTTGCGACGGAGCTCGCCTTGTAGCTTCTCGATCTCTTCGCCAGCGAGGTCACGCTCAACCTTGCCCAGGGCATGGAATCGGTTGACTGCGTCCACAACACCTTGCATGATCTCCATTCTGATATTTGTGTCGAACTCAGAAGGACGCTGCTGGCGGATCTCGGGGCAATTCTGAACAGGTGGTATGGGGACGTTGGTGGACTGCGATTGAAGCCGCTCTCGAACTCTGGGATCCTCTTCGGGAAAAGTGGATGCGAGAGACAGAGTTGGAAGGGGGCCGCTGGAGTCGTGATCCGTGGTAGAAGGGCTTTCCTCGTGATGATAGCTCTGGGGTTGTTCGGGAGCGCTGTCTTGGGGACACGAATGAAGGCGGCGTTGAAAGCTCTCGTGATGTGAAACAGGAGGACTCTGATGAGCGGTAAAGTTCTGGCTCTGGGGGCGCAGAGCTGTGGCTGATGGGTGCGTTTCAAGAATAGGGGTTTCTACAAGCCCGGGTTGAGGTCTCTCACAAAGAGCTGGAGGCTGACATCCGGCGGGGATTTGGGTAGCAGGCTCTGGATGTGGTGGGATATGCCGAGGGACgaaagaaggaggccgacgTGACCAAAAGGCGACGTTGCTGCCACGAGGCGGAGGGGCTGCGAAGGCGAATGCCCCCTGAAGAGGGGCTTCAAGGCTGAATTCCTCCTGGGGAGGCTCGTCGTTAGGTGTAGTGAGCCATGAACCTCGGGCAGGTGCGGCGGTTGACGGTTCCTGTGAGTTTGGCTCTGGAGGGGGAGAGTCAAACATGTTGACCTCGTCTGGGTGGATAAAGGAGACCTCCCTGCTCCCTCTGGACCGGGAGCCCGGCGAAGATGACATGTCGAGGGGGGAAAGATGATCTAGGCCTTTGGTTCTGTTCTGGAGAGTGTCGCTGGAATAGACTCAGAAGTGTAGAAGAAGGTAcggaagatggtgatggcaagaGGAGGCTTTGGCGGATAGTTTCCTATGCCCGTAGGAGAGGGGAAGAGAGGGATGGACgggggagaaagaagatgacgggtgaaagaagagagggatggtggaggagagagaagatgatgggagAAGAGACGAGGGGAGGCGAAGATAGACGTCTGCCCTCGACGCGGTGGTCACCTTCCGTGTCAGTTGAAGGAGAGGCGTATAAGGAAGGATACTCACTGATTACTTGCCCTGCGCTATACGATTTCGTAGTTGATTTTTGTTTAAGGAAGGGGCGGCGGTTTGGGCTCGAGGGGGAACAGGCCTGAGCCTCCAGATTTCTTGACTGACAACTGCCGTCAAGTGTCGTGTTTGGAAGGCACTCTGCCCAACACCAGGCGATGTTCGGACATGTGAAAAGCACCGTAGAGGACGTGAATGGTAAATAGGGAGGAGCTATGCTGTGTATCGACGTGTGTTTCGCAACAGCTGTGGCCTGTTTCGAGCATCTCGATGACATGTGAAGTCCTGGGAGCGGCATCAAGGCAAGTGCTCCTTTGCGAATCGACCGATTCGCGGTACAAGGGACATCTTCGAGCTGAGAATGGACGACAGACAcggccaagacaaagaaggaGGCAGCGGGAGAAGATTTTGTTGAATCTTCAACGGGGTAGGGGCCTTCCAGCTTGGAAGGTATGATGGATagagtcgaggaggaggaggaggactgAGGTGTTGGCACCGACCTCGCAGTGTCTGGACTGGTTTGGTGCGCAGGGATTGAGACTAGATGACTACGTGATGGAACTGGTTCTATTGTCTATTGATAGTAAGTACATAGATGGCTATTGACGGATGGGGAGACAAATCGATCCTTGTTCTGCTACTACGATGAATAGGTAGTtgtaaaatatatatatctgAGGAACGGATTGTCTCTATCTAAATCTACCAAGGCAAAGAATAGTGTTAAATTGACCGCTGCACCAAAAAACAGGTGCCCCACCAATAGTTAGGTACAGTGGCTCAATCCTTCCTTTTCAACAAATTCAACGCGGTGATAGAGACTCGGAAATCAAGTGTCAATGCCAATGATAGTCCTGTTCGCGGTGTCCACCAACATCGTCACGTTGGGCAGAATGCCCGAAGAACCCTCTATCTCAGCGCCTACTAGGCATGCCTGACTCAATGCCATGTCACATCGCACTGCCTGGTTCATCGTACAGTACGGAAAAGGCCAAAAAGAGCGGCTATCATGGAGTTGGCAGCCTTTGAAACGCCCATGCCAATGACGACAGACAGGATGCACGAGAAACACCAAGACATGGATCTAAATATGGCTCATGGCGCTTCGCTTGACAGAG
This window of the Fusarium keratoplasticum isolate Fu6.1 chromosome 3, whole genome shotgun sequence genome carries:
- a CDS encoding Alanine transaminase, with translation MRLTVDNINQHIVAAKYAVRGELAVKSEEYRAKIAAGDAADLPFEHVISANIGNPQQLDQKPLTFFRQVASILENPQLLQSEEALVEHLGYKTDVIERAKWLLSKVGSVGAYSASTGVPAIRESVAKFIERRDGFPADPSKIYLSAGASSGVNTLLHTICANPNTGILIPIPQYPLYTATLALLNAKAVPYLLDESKNWGTDLEIIRASYDKAVEEGIDVRCIVIINPGNPTGASLPEEDIRAVLEFANEKNLVVMADEVYQTNVFVGKFHSFKAVLRRLQEENPGKFDGLELASLHSISKGMVGECGHRGGYFELVNFDPEVEANIYKFISIMLCSPVIGQCIVELMVNPPKEGEPSYELYQKEYNGIFEGLRERATALHKAFAEMEGVECAAPQGSMYLFPTITLPEKAAEAAAAEGRKPDEFYCMRLLEATGICVVPGAGFGQKEGTLHFRTTFLAPGTEWVGSIVKFHQEFLDKYR